Proteins encoded together in one Astyanax mexicanus isolate ESR-SI-001 chromosome 10, AstMex3_surface, whole genome shotgun sequence window:
- the LOC125804722 gene encoding uncharacterized protein LOC125804722: MASAPPGQPAGSSTQEQLKRDFLQRLLTKVSQATQRLPLDVDYLQFVVNQEMIIFRSLSSQMEMPQDVISALTELSALVNEEERDYPTPSHVSVFQGEMGRPKYLVSAEQLKGLLELQLPVSRIAKHLGVSERTVKRRMREQDLSIKQRYSNLTDEQLDSLVRSVKARTPHVGYRMMKGILQAMGHRVQWNRVSSSMHRVDSVGVLSRMTRM, encoded by the exons ATGGCGTCCGCTCCTCCTGGACAGCCTGCTGGCTCCAGCACACAG gaaCAACTGAAAAGGGATTTTCTTCAGAGACTACTGACTAAAGTTTCTCAGGCCACACAAAGACTGCCCCTAGATGTTGACTATTTGCAGTTTGTAGTGAACCAGGAGATGATTATTTTTAGATCATTGTCGAGCCAGATGGAGATGCCACAGGATGTTATCAGTGCTTTGACTGAGCTGTCGGCACTTGTTAACGAAGAGGAAAGGGATTATCCAACACCCAGTCACGTATCAGTGTTTCAAGGGGAGATGGGCCGTCCTAAATATCTTGTATCTGCTGAACAACTAAAAGGCCTCTTAGAACTACAGCTACCAGTGTCACGCATTGCAAAACATCTGGGTGTATCTGAGAGGACCGTGAAAAGACGCATGCGTGAGCAGGACCTTTCTATAAAGCAGCGGTATAGTAACCTAACTGATGAACAGCTGGACAGTTTGGTGAGGTCGGTGAAGGCCAGGACACCACATGTAGGATACCGAATGATGAAGGGAATTCTGCAGGCCATGGGCCACCGTGTACAATGGAACAGAGTGTCTTCCTCTATGCATCGTGTGGACTCTGTTGGTGTACTCTCAAGAATGACTAGgatgtag